One region of Candidatus Acidiferrales bacterium genomic DNA includes:
- a CDS encoding M20/M25/M40 family metallo-hydrolase produces MRRIAFAFSVVTVVSISVFSTLGAKKLPRESARNKPKASAAARYGNANSISEDELKIYDYFLASDQLEGRNLPSRGYDTAALYVASHLAEWGIKPGGSTTDTNGPLQPYFMPFDLTTRSVVEDQSKASLTGPPPFNFGGGPVELRTTDFDYGKGWVAGTSGGGFRGLPPAGSFNFSGNLVFAGSGYVINKSNTNPYEGINVSGKIIIVAGLPHELAALEAGPRRLAGAPNPLGQDCVDYLTPEEYAAKNGAVGVIHIADFQQLAGMANPNGGRPSFNGPAYQVTKFEERPACPSAPSIIAGAEMTNDLFAGEKTTGARIFYSAGTNAKEDSFKLNSEKKLTVNAVIHSEHGHGENVVGILKGSDPVLKNEYVIISAHLDHIGLSAPLPNGHNVNNGADDDGSGSTGLLAIAHAYAQGAAAGMRPKRTLIFLWNGGEEKGLWGSRYFTEFPPIDLTKVVADLNMDMIGRTKNANSVDPNPTHFLVDPGMVLVVGPNISSDDLEKTIETVNNNYQKLVLNHFYDATAPDATHDNLGPKPNGQRIFYRSDHYNFAKMGIPIAFFTVGLHVDYHRPTDTPEKIDYKEIQQVSKTVAAVAWVLSNQPGRPHLNTELPNQLVKDMKAAQVDGWGKITPVLPPLPGEPF; encoded by the coding sequence ATGCGCCGAATCGCATTCGCTTTTTCGGTTGTAACTGTGGTGTCGATTTCTGTTTTTTCCACTCTAGGAGCGAAGAAACTGCCGCGAGAATCCGCTCGCAATAAGCCTAAAGCGAGTGCAGCGGCGAGATACGGTAATGCAAACTCGATCAGTGAGGATGAACTGAAGATTTACGATTACTTCCTCGCTTCGGATCAACTCGAAGGTCGGAATTTGCCTTCTCGCGGCTATGACACAGCCGCGCTTTATGTGGCAAGCCACCTCGCGGAATGGGGCATCAAGCCGGGCGGCAGCACGACGGACACGAACGGCCCCTTGCAGCCCTACTTCATGCCGTTCGATTTGACTACGCGCAGCGTCGTTGAAGATCAGAGCAAGGCTTCCTTGACGGGGCCGCCGCCATTTAATTTCGGCGGAGGACCTGTAGAGCTGCGGACGACGGATTTTGATTACGGCAAGGGTTGGGTTGCCGGGACGAGCGGCGGTGGATTTCGCGGGCTACCGCCTGCAGGGTCGTTCAATTTCTCAGGGAATTTGGTGTTTGCCGGCAGCGGTTACGTGATCAACAAATCGAACACGAATCCTTATGAAGGTATCAATGTAAGCGGGAAGATCATCATTGTTGCCGGATTGCCGCACGAACTCGCCGCGCTAGAAGCGGGACCCAGGCGGCTTGCGGGAGCGCCGAACCCCCTCGGACAAGATTGCGTCGACTATCTCACGCCTGAAGAGTACGCAGCGAAAAATGGCGCCGTAGGAGTTATACACATCGCGGATTTTCAGCAGCTCGCCGGGATGGCTAATCCGAATGGCGGTCGTCCGTCGTTCAACGGACCTGCGTACCAAGTGACAAAATTCGAAGAACGACCGGCATGCCCCAGCGCTCCTTCTATTATCGCCGGCGCGGAAATGACGAACGATCTTTTCGCGGGCGAAAAGACCACCGGAGCTCGCATTTTCTACTCCGCCGGCACAAACGCTAAAGAAGACTCATTCAAACTGAACTCCGAAAAAAAACTGACCGTGAACGCGGTGATTCACAGCGAACACGGGCACGGCGAAAATGTCGTCGGAATCCTCAAAGGCAGCGACCCGGTCTTGAAGAATGAATATGTGATCATCAGTGCGCATCTCGATCACATCGGCCTGAGCGCACCGCTGCCGAACGGCCACAACGTGAATAATGGCGCTGATGACGACGGCTCCGGTTCAACCGGCTTGCTGGCCATCGCGCACGCTTATGCGCAGGGAGCAGCCGCTGGAATGAGGCCCAAACGCACGCTGATTTTTCTATGGAATGGCGGCGAGGAAAAAGGGCTTTGGGGTTCGCGTTATTTCACCGAGTTCCCGCCCATCGACCTCACAAAAGTAGTCGCCGATCTGAATATGGATATGATCGGGCGCACGAAGAATGCCAACTCCGTGGACCCGAACCCAACGCACTTTCTTGTGGATCCGGGGATGGTGCTTGTGGTTGGCCCCAACATTAGCAGCGACGACCTGGAGAAAACGATCGAGACGGTGAATAACAATTATCAAAAGCTCGTCCTCAATCATTTTTACGATGCGACCGCCCCCGACGCGACGCACGACAATCTCGGCCCGAAACCAAATGGGCAGCGCATCTTCTACCGGAGCGATCATTACAATTTCGCGAAAATGGGGATTCCGATTGCATTTTTCACCGTCGGCCTGCATGTGGACTATCACCGTCCGACGGACACGCCGGAGAAGATCGATTACAAGGAGATCCAACAGGTATCCAAGACCGTCGCCGCAGTAGCGTGGGTGCTCAGCAATCAGCCGGGCCGTCCGCATTTAAACACCGAACTGCCGAATCAGTTGGTCAAGGACATGAAAGCCGCGCAAGTTGATGGCTGGGGCAAGATTACGCCAGTGCTGCCGCCGTTGCCGGGCGAACCGTTCTAA